Part of the bacterium genome is shown below.
TCTGTCGCGGCCTTTCGCGACGACGAGGGCGTGGCGAAGTACTGGGCGGAGTTGCTCGGCAAGCCGGTCGAGGACGTGTGCAAGATGCTCGGCACCCCGGCCATCGAGGAGGCGGCACGGTCCAAGCTCGCCAAGCGCGGCGGCTTCGGCTACGTGCAGCCCTCCGAGGACACCTTCCCGAAGGTGGACGACTTCGTGGACTGGGTGCTATCCTGCCGGGCCATCCCGCTGGTCACATGGCTCGACGGCACGAGTGAGGGCGAGAGCGACGCGCAGGCGATGCTCGACTGCCTGACGGCCAAGGGCTGCGCAGGGCTGAATATCATCCCCGACCGCAACTGGAACTACAGGGACGCGGAAGTCAAGGCGCTGAAGGTCGGCAAGCTGCGCGAGATGGTTAACGCCGCTGACGCGATGGGGCTGCCGATCAACATCGGCACGGAGATGAACAAGGCGGGGCTGCCCTTCGCCGACGACCTGTCGGGCGAGGTGCTCAGCGAGTTCGCCGGCAGCTTCCTCCGCGGCGCGCAGATCATGGTCGGCCACACGATCCTGCTGCGCTATGCGGGCATGTCGTACGTGGACTGCGACATGAAGCTGGAGCGCAAGAACGCGTTCTTCGAGGCGGTCGGCGCCCTGCCGCCGCTGACGAGCGAGACGGCCGCGAAGCTGTCCGCCGCCGGCGAGGCTGCGGCGCTGGGCATGATCGAGACGGCCGTCCGCCAGGGGAACTGGTAGGCGTTGCCGTAGGAGCGCCAGCATCCTGCTGGCAGGCCGTTGTCGTAGGAGCGCCAGCATCCTGCTGACAAGCCGCCCAACGGCTGCCAGCTGGAAGCTGGCGCTCCTACGGATTCCTACAGCTTGAACTCCGGCACGTCCACCGGCTGGCCGTTCTTCTGGCGTGAGATCTCCGACATCAGCCCCGGCGCCGTCATGTTCAGCGCATCCACGACATCCACCGGCGGCTTCGTGTCGTCAATGATGCTGCGCGCGAACTCCTCGAGCATGAGCGGGCTGCCGCCGTCATAGCTGTCGTTGACAGCCTCTTCAGGCAGGCTCTTCCAGCCCTCCGGCAGGTACTCCGAGTAGTTCCACAGGCTCTCCCACTGCCCGCGCTCGGTGCGGCCGTGGACGTAGATGCGGTGCTCCTCGCCGGGGGCATGTGGGCCTTCGTAGGCCGCCGTGGTGCCCTGCAGGCCGTAGTACGTGAAGCTGTTGGGCCGGTCGGAGAAGAAGTCCAGGCGGATGCGAATCTGCTTGCCGGTCTCGGTCTCGCACAGCACGGTCACGGTCGAGTCGGCAATGGCCCACGGGATGTGGCGCTGGCCGGAGCCCATGCAGATGACGGTCTTGATGCGCTCGCCACAGGCCTGGTAGACGGGGCCGAGGTCGTGGGTGATGTAGTGGTGGCCCTGGCGCATGGCGAGTTCGTCCACTCGCCAGTTGGCCCCGGGGCTGGGGAAGCCGCCCTTGAACTCCTGCAACTGCTCGGCCTCGCCGTAGTAGACCTCGCCGAACAGCCCGGCCTTGACCATGCCCATGACGAGCGTCCACGGGCGGTACCAGCAGTAGTTCTCAGCCAGCATGTACTTGCGGCCGGTCTGGCGCACGGTCTCCAGCAGCTCCCAGCACTGATCCAGCGTCGTGGCAGCGTTGACTTCCGACAGCACATGCTTGCCCGCTTTCAGCGCCTGCACGGCGTGCTCGACATGCAGGGGCATTGGCGAGGCCACGACCACGGCGTCCACGTCCGAGTCTAGCAGGGCCTCGTAGGTGTTGAAGGTCTGCAGGGGCGGACGGTCCTGCCCGCCCATGAGTTCGGCCACGGCCTTGGCAGCGCCCGTCAGCCGCTCCTCATCCATGTCGCACAGCGCCGTCAGCTCCGCGCTGGGCGCGTACCGCGTCGCTTTCGCCAACCCGGCGCCGCGTCCCGCGCCGAGCACTCCGATCTTTGCGTGGTCCAATGAAGACCCTCCTCTGGTCTACCGGCAGTGTTGCAGTTGCCATTCGTATATGGATGGCGTCGGCGGCTGCGGTCGCGCCGCCTCCGCCAGCGGTTGCGCCTCGTTGCGCTCCAGGACGGCCGGCTTGCCCATCCCCGCCACGAACTTCCCGTTGCCGCCCAGCAGCCGGTTCTCGGTGATCTCCGCGCCCACGCAGTCGGGCGTTTGCAGTTGCACCATCGGTGACTTGCCGTCCTGCAAGATGAACACGTTGCCCCGGATGATGTGGTCGAAGCTCGCGGTCTTGGCGAACACGCCCGCCCCGGCCTTCACGGCGAAGCGGTTGTACAGCACGAGCCAGTTCTCGTTCATCCCGCCCATCCACAGGCCTGTCCTGGGCGAGGTGGTGTCGCAGTTGTAGATGACGTTGCGCGGGCCGTTGGGGCCATGGGCGGTGTCCTCTGGCGGGCTGGCCCACATGCCGTACCCGTAGGCCCCGTTGCCGGGTACACACTCGATCACACACTGCTCGAACAGGTTCTCGTTCGTCCAGCCGGAATGCCACTGACCGTCGCTTTCGTGGAAGACGCCCTTGCGGATGACACAGCCGCTGGCGGCCCACTGAAACAGCGGGGCATGGCGCAGCTTGAAGGTCTCGACGTTCTCCAACAGGCAGTCGCTGCAGTGCTCCCAGCCCCCGTACGCCGTCCCGCCGCCGCCCTTGAACCAGGCGTCATCGAAGATGCAGTCGCGGAACTCGCAGAACTTGGCGGCCCCGGCGTAGACGGGGAAGCGCCCGCACTTGCGCGCGGTCACGCCCCGCGCCCAGCAGTTCCACGCCTGGCTGAAGTACGCGCTGCTGATCCACAGGTCCTCGGTCTGCTCGATGGTGAAGTCCTCGACCCCGCAGCGCTGCAGGGGCACGATCCTCTGCACATACGAGCCGTCAATGACGGGGAACTCGATGCGCAGGGGTTGCTCCAGCGTCAGCGTATTGCCCGCTACGGACTTCACGCGCACGAAGTAGCGCCGGTACGTGCCCCACAGGCAGGCATTGCGGGTCAGCTTCTTCCAACGTTCGGTGGCCGGGCCGTCTACCACGATGCAATCGCCCGCTCTGAAGCTGCTCGCGTCCTTGACACGGATGTCCAGCGCACCCCGCGCCCCGTCTGCAGTGAGGGGGACGCGGTCGCCGACGTAGCCCTGCCCGGCGAACGTCAGCGCGGCGGTCGTGCTGGGGAAGGGCGTGGGATCCACGTAGTCCGCGTCCAGGACGATCGGCAGTTGGCACGTCTTCTCGCTGCCGTCCTGATAGCCCGCCTTGCCGACCAGCGTGTGCGAGCCGGGCTGCACCTTGGCCAGGGCATCACGCCCGTACCGCGCGTAGGCGAAGGTGTTGCCCGAATGCAGGCTCCGTGTCCACTGGCCGATGGAGACGCCGTCCACCAGGATCTCCATCGTCATCAGCCCGGCAGGGCGGCAGTGCAGCTCCAGCCGCGTCCCCTTCCCCACCTTCGCGTTCTCGCCCAGGCTGAAGAACCGGAGGCCCGCAGCGGGCAGCCCGTAGCGGAAGACGAGCCTGGTGCGGTCGCGGCCGGCGCCGCGGATGACGACGCCATCGCCGCGGATCGTGACGGGCATGTCGAGTTGGTAGGTCCCGGCGCCCAGCACGACGGCCCCGCCGCCGGCCTGCGCGGCGGCATCGCAGGCGGCCTGCAGCGCCGCGCTGTCGTCGGCGTCATCGTTCGCCTTCGCACCGTACTTCTCGACGGTGGCGAACGCCGCGACCGTCGGGATGCCCCCCTCCACGCCGCACTTGGTCCAGTTTGGGTACACGATGCCATCGGGTCCCACGACGTCGGCAGCCGTCAGCCGGTCCTTCTGGTCGGGACGCA
Proteins encoded:
- a CDS encoding Gfo/Idh/MocA family oxidoreductase; its protein translation is MDHAKIGVLGAGRGAGLAKATRYAPSAELTALCDMDEERLTGAAKAVAELMGGQDRPPLQTFNTYEALLDSDVDAVVVASPMPLHVEHAVQALKAGKHVLSEVNAATTLDQCWELLETVRQTGRKYMLAENYCWYRPWTLVMGMVKAGLFGEVYYGEAEQLQEFKGGFPSPGANWRVDELAMRQGHHYITHDLGPVYQACGERIKTVICMGSGQRHIPWAIADSTVTVLCETETGKQIRIRLDFFSDRPNSFTYYGLQGTTAAYEGPHAPGEEHRIYVHGRTERGQWESLWNYSEYLPEGWKSLPEEAVNDSYDGGSPLMLEEFARSIIDDTKPPVDVVDALNMTAPGLMSEISRQKNGQPVDVPEFKL